A region from the Chlamydiales bacterium genome encodes:
- the uvrA gene encoding excinuclease ABC subunit UvrA, producing the protein MQGREIVLKKVRVHNLKGVDLTLEPYQLIIFTGVSGSGKSSLAFDTIYVEGQRRYIESLSAYARRHLADYPKPDAELIEGISPTIAIEQKTSGRNPRSTVGTITGIYDYLRVLFARVGTPHCPVSLEPVKPRSAKEIASEILALPKGTKLHIFSPYARGKKGEFKDDFAELLRHGFTRVRLDGRIVDLNEEISLDGKIAHDIDILIDRLVVDPSETGRLEEAIAQALEKGKGVMSVQNAETQEETLFSQLAFSPKSGLSYGPLSPQDFSFNHPSGMCPTCMGLGTHLEFKLDKIIDPEKSINEDCCSVASSYQTVRFGNIYDNLARLYSFKVNTPWKKLSEKAKNVFLYGSEQKWLRMRFVHPTKHTTWTDYVQWRGVLHEAKVRYLEAKSDTYRRNMEELMEETICPDCHGARIKPYPAATTIGKKRISELTSLSVEEVLTFFQKLSLTAEQKFIADELLKEIIKRLQFLYGVGLHYLTLERTAPTLSGGEAQRVRLASQIGSGLVGATYILDEPSIGLHPRDNLKLLASLKALRDKGNTVIVVEHDEETIREADHIVDVGPEAGERGGEIVSNGSFADLLKAPHSLTGAYLSGRRTIAIPKKRRTSTKKALVIEKATHHNLKSVTAEIPLGVFVAVTGVSGSGKSSLITDLLYPALSNKLLASTLPVGKHKKITGIEELDKVIAIDQSPIGRTPRSNPATYVKLFDEIRKLFSELPESQASGFGPGRFSFNVQEGSCPHCGGMGMTRIDMDFMEDEWVTCIYCAGRRFDEKTLSVLLRGKNIHDVLEMTVAEALDFFSALPAIRKKLETLNAVGLDYLKIGQPSPTLSGGEAQRIKLAKELSRPSNERTLYILDEPTTGLHFHDLNKLIGVLQALVDRGSSLLVIEHNMDLIKCADWIIDLGPEGGKEGGEIVATGTPEKIAKLKSPTGVALNQMLSASHAAVKKQKARAATSSPFILVEGASQNNLKSVNAKIPREKITLCTGPSGSGKSSFAFETVYAEGQRRYVESLSTFSRQFVSQMPKPKVDNIEGLSPAIAIEQSGHGKNPRSTVGTMTEVYDYLRLLFAHLGTPYSPETGKEIRSISKEYVTEKLLKLPAGTAFRLLAPIKQRKNESWEALQARLLSSGYLRVRLNNTYYELDENIPFDKHRKNSIELVIDRLKTADSIRGRLLEAIEKAASLSGGIIVAALDSEDLFFNLSFADVSTGKSYPPITPHTFSFNTDAGMCLDCLGLGVQYGADLMRYKEFAKLTPLGLAYLLWKDYATDEAIDLFRAFLKEEKIDARKRLDEQPSDKLQILLSGSEKEIRLERKGPLFRWRGISPVFAKAAKSAARAVREEIAPLLDQSPCHSCKGSRLNPLARNVRIGKLSIADLCNLPIESAESFISEITLTDKARNFLEEPLRQIGKRLHFLKTIGLGYLSLDRTAPTLSGGEEQRIRLSRQLGSGLTGCIYVLDEPTVGLHPHDNEKLNSALIQLRDLGNTLILVEHDPMTMAIADEILDFGPGAGKEGGEIIAQGTLKQIKADPRSLTGAYLSGRKKIAIPEKRRKPKRWISIENASLHNLHNVSVEIPVGIFSCITGVSGSGKSTLIGDLLRPAASEALSQRKAEVTLAHGKVEGLDAFEKLVVLDQNPLGQTSRADVSTYSDLLTPLRYFFADLQLAKARGLQPRHFSFNHKKGMCTSCWGLGTKSIQLQFLPPVKIVCDSCNGYRLNPVSLQVTYRGKQLGEILNMTVSELKAWEIPLTKVSRLLDLLISVGLGYLKLNQEVTTLSGGEAQRLRLSRELAKRSSGKTLYLLDEPTTGLHSDDIAKLLPIFQTLVDKGNTLIVIEHNLDIIANADYLIEIGPEAGEKGGKIVATCTPEELATKKNSLTGRYLAQNMSI; encoded by the coding sequence ATGCAAGGTAGAGAAATTGTTTTAAAGAAGGTCCGCGTTCACAATCTAAAAGGGGTTGACCTCACCCTTGAACCCTACCAGCTGATCATTTTTACAGGAGTTTCAGGGTCTGGCAAGTCCTCTCTCGCCTTCGATACGATCTACGTTGAGGGCCAGCGCCGCTACATCGAATCGCTCTCGGCATACGCAAGACGCCACCTCGCCGACTATCCCAAACCAGATGCTGAGCTAATCGAGGGGATCTCTCCTACCATTGCAATCGAGCAGAAGACCTCGGGAAGAAACCCGCGTTCGACGGTTGGAACGATTACAGGTATCTACGACTACTTGCGCGTCCTCTTCGCCCGCGTCGGCACTCCCCACTGCCCTGTCAGCCTTGAACCTGTAAAGCCGCGCAGCGCTAAAGAGATCGCAAGTGAGATCCTTGCTCTTCCCAAAGGAACAAAGCTACATATTTTCAGCCCCTATGCGCGCGGAAAAAAGGGAGAGTTTAAAGACGACTTTGCCGAGCTTCTGCGCCACGGATTTACGCGCGTGCGCTTAGACGGCCGTATAGTCGATCTGAACGAGGAGATCTCCCTCGATGGCAAGATCGCCCACGACATCGACATCCTCATCGACAGACTGGTGGTAGATCCATCTGAAACGGGCAGGCTTGAAGAGGCGATCGCCCAGGCCCTTGAAAAGGGCAAAGGAGTGATGAGCGTCCAGAATGCTGAGACACAGGAAGAGACCCTCTTCTCTCAGCTCGCCTTCTCTCCAAAGTCGGGCCTCTCCTACGGTCCATTGAGTCCACAAGACTTCTCCTTCAACCACCCGTCTGGAATGTGCCCCACCTGCATGGGTCTTGGAACACACCTCGAGTTCAAGCTCGATAAGATCATCGACCCCGAAAAGAGCATCAATGAAGACTGCTGCAGCGTTGCAAGCTCCTACCAGACCGTCCGCTTTGGGAACATCTACGACAATCTCGCCCGCCTCTACAGCTTCAAGGTTAACACGCCATGGAAGAAGCTCTCTGAAAAAGCAAAAAATGTCTTTCTCTATGGAAGCGAGCAGAAGTGGCTGCGCATGCGCTTCGTCCACCCAACCAAGCACACCACTTGGACCGACTACGTCCAGTGGCGCGGCGTGCTGCATGAGGCCAAGGTGCGCTACTTAGAAGCGAAGAGCGACACCTACCGCCGCAACATGGAAGAGCTGATGGAGGAGACGATCTGCCCCGACTGCCACGGTGCGAGGATCAAACCCTACCCCGCAGCCACAACGATCGGTAAAAAACGGATCTCTGAGCTCACCTCGCTCTCGGTGGAAGAGGTTCTTACATTTTTTCAAAAACTCTCGCTGACTGCCGAACAGAAATTCATCGCTGACGAGCTACTAAAAGAGATCATCAAACGCCTACAATTTCTCTACGGCGTCGGCCTCCACTACCTCACACTCGAGCGCACAGCTCCCACACTCTCTGGCGGAGAGGCCCAGCGCGTGCGCCTCGCCTCGCAGATCGGCTCGGGACTCGTGGGAGCAACCTACATTCTCGATGAGCCCTCAATCGGCCTCCATCCGCGCGACAACTTAAAACTGCTCGCCTCTCTGAAGGCGCTGCGCGACAAGGGAAACACTGTGATCGTTGTGGAGCACGATGAGGAGACGATCCGCGAAGCGGACCATATCGTCGACGTCGGGCCAGAAGCGGGAGAGAGAGGCGGTGAGATCGTTTCAAACGGCAGCTTCGCAGATCTTTTAAAAGCGCCACACTCACTCACCGGCGCCTACCTCTCGGGAAGGCGCACGATTGCGATTCCAAAAAAGCGCAGAACAAGCACGAAAAAAGCGCTTGTCATCGAGAAGGCGACGCACCACAATCTCAAAAGCGTAACTGCTGAAATCCCCTTGGGAGTCTTCGTTGCAGTCACTGGCGTCTCCGGTTCCGGTAAATCCTCTCTTATCACCGACCTACTCTACCCTGCGCTCTCTAACAAACTTCTCGCTTCCACACTCCCTGTAGGAAAGCACAAAAAGATCACGGGAATTGAAGAGCTCGATAAGGTGATTGCAATCGACCAGTCTCCCATCGGGCGCACGCCGAGATCCAACCCTGCCACCTACGTTAAACTCTTCGACGAGATACGCAAGCTCTTCTCAGAGCTTCCCGAAAGCCAAGCCAGCGGCTTTGGTCCGGGACGCTTTAGCTTTAACGTCCAAGAGGGCTCCTGCCCCCACTGCGGCGGCATGGGAATGACGCGCATCGACATGGACTTCATGGAAGATGAGTGGGTCACCTGCATCTACTGTGCGGGAAGACGCTTCGATGAGAAGACCCTCTCTGTGCTGCTGCGTGGAAAAAACATCCACGATGTTTTAGAGATGACCGTTGCTGAAGCTCTAGACTTCTTCTCAGCACTTCCCGCGATCCGCAAAAAACTGGAGACGCTAAATGCCGTCGGCCTCGACTACTTAAAAATTGGACAGCCCTCCCCTACCCTTTCAGGCGGAGAGGCGCAGCGCATCAAGCTGGCAAAAGAGCTCTCTCGCCCGTCAAACGAGCGCACACTCTACATCCTCGACGAGCCGACAACAGGACTCCACTTCCACGATCTGAATAAGCTTATCGGCGTTCTACAAGCGCTTGTCGACCGAGGAAGCTCGCTTCTTGTGATCGAGCACAACATGGATCTCATCAAGTGCGCAGACTGGATCATCGACCTCGGCCCCGAAGGAGGAAAAGAGGGAGGCGAGATCGTCGCAACCGGAACGCCCGAGAAGATCGCAAAGCTTAAATCGCCCACAGGCGTTGCACTAAACCAGATGCTCTCTGCATCGCATGCGGCTGTAAAAAAGCAGAAGGCGCGCGCAGCTACCTCCTCACCCTTTATCCTCGTCGAGGGCGCCTCGCAGAACAACCTAAAATCGGTAAACGCGAAGATCCCGCGAGAGAAGATCACCCTCTGCACCGGCCCATCCGGATCTGGAAAGAGCTCCTTTGCATTTGAGACCGTCTACGCAGAGGGTCAGAGGCGCTACGTAGAATCTCTCTCTACCTTCTCCAGGCAGTTTGTCAGCCAGATGCCCAAGCCGAAGGTGGATAACATCGAGGGGCTCTCTCCTGCGATTGCAATCGAACAGTCTGGCCATGGCAAAAACCCGCGCAGCACCGTCGGCACCATGACCGAGGTCTACGACTACCTCCGTCTCCTCTTTGCGCATCTCGGAACCCCCTACAGCCCAGAGACGGGCAAAGAGATTCGGTCGATCTCCAAAGAGTATGTCACAGAGAAGCTGTTAAAGCTTCCCGCAGGAACTGCCTTCAGACTCCTCGCACCCATCAAACAGCGCAAGAACGAGTCGTGGGAGGCGCTGCAGGCCCGGTTGCTCTCCTCCGGCTATCTGCGCGTCCGCCTCAACAACACCTACTACGAGCTCGACGAGAATATCCCCTTCGACAAGCACCGAAAAAACAGCATCGAGCTGGTCATCGACAGGTTAAAAACAGCAGATTCGATCCGCGGGCGCCTTCTAGAAGCAATTGAAAAGGCAGCCTCTCTCTCCGGCGGTATCATCGTTGCAGCACTCGATAGCGAAGATCTCTTCTTCAACCTCTCCTTTGCAGATGTCTCGACGGGAAAGTCCTATCCGCCCATCACTCCTCACACCTTCTCGTTTAACACCGATGCGGGCATGTGTTTAGACTGCCTCGGCCTCGGCGTGCAGTATGGCGCAGACCTCATGCGCTACAAAGAGTTTGCAAAACTCACCCCTCTCGGCCTCGCCTACCTGCTCTGGAAAGATTATGCAACTGACGAAGCCATCGATCTCTTCCGCGCTTTCTTGAAAGAGGAGAAGATCGACGCGAGAAAACGCCTCGACGAGCAACCCTCCGATAAGCTTCAGATCCTCCTCTCCGGATCTGAAAAAGAGATCCGCCTCGAAAGAAAAGGGCCCCTCTTCCGCTGGCGCGGAATCAGCCCCGTCTTTGCAAAGGCCGCGAAGTCGGCTGCACGCGCCGTCCGCGAAGAGATCGCCCCCCTGCTCGATCAATCCCCCTGCCACTCTTGCAAAGGCAGCCGCTTAAATCCGCTTGCGCGCAATGTGCGCATCGGAAAACTCTCGATTGCAGACCTCTGCAACCTCCCCATTGAAAGCGCGGAGAGCTTCATCTCTGAGATCACCCTAACTGACAAAGCGAGAAACTTCCTTGAAGAGCCATTAAGACAAATTGGCAAGCGCCTCCACTTCCTCAAGACGATCGGCCTCGGCTACCTCTCGCTCGATCGCACAGCGCCCACGCTTAGCGGCGGCGAAGAGCAGCGCATCCGCCTTAGCCGGCAACTGGGAAGCGGCCTCACAGGCTGCATCTATGTTCTCGATGAGCCGACAGTCGGCCTGCATCCTCACGACAATGAAAAACTCAACTCGGCACTCATCCAGCTGCGCGACCTCGGTAACACCCTTATCCTCGTCGAACACGATCCGATGACCATGGCGATCGCCGATGAGATCCTCGACTTTGGCCCTGGCGCTGGAAAAGAGGGAGGCGAGATCATCGCTCAAGGGACTCTCAAGCAGATCAAGGCCGATCCCCGTTCGCTCACTGGTGCCTACCTCAGCGGCAGAAAGAAGATCGCCATTCCAGAAAAGCGGCGCAAGCCAAAGAGGTGGATCTCGATCGAGAATGCATCTCTTCACAACCTGCACAACGTAAGCGTAGAGATCCCCGTTGGAATCTTCTCCTGCATTACCGGAGTCTCTGGCTCGGGGAAATCCACACTTATCGGCGACCTGCTCAGACCCGCCGCTTCGGAGGCCCTCTCTCAAAGAAAAGCCGAGGTCACGCTAGCACACGGAAAAGTAGAGGGACTCGACGCGTTTGAAAAGCTCGTCGTCCTCGATCAGAACCCCCTCGGCCAGACAAGCCGCGCAGACGTGAGCACCTACTCGGATCTCCTCACTCCCCTGCGCTACTTCTTCGCCGATCTACAACTAGCCAAGGCGCGCGGCCTACAGCCCAGACACTTTAGCTTTAACCACAAGAAAGGGATGTGCACCTCCTGCTGGGGCCTCGGAACAAAGAGCATCCAGCTCCAGTTCCTTCCCCCCGTTAAAATCGTCTGCGACTCGTGCAATGGCTATCGCTTAAACCCCGTCAGCCTTCAAGTAACCTACCGCGGCAAGCAGCTGGGCGAGATCCTCAACATGACAGTGAGCGAGCTTAAGGCGTGGGAGATCCCCCTCACCAAAGTGAGCCGCCTCCTCGACCTTCTCATCTCCGTTGGACTCGGCTACCTCAAACTCAACCAGGAGGTCACCACCCTCTCTGGTGGCGAAGCTCAGCGTTTAAGGCTCAGCCGCGAGCTTGCCAAGCGCTCCTCCGGCAAGACCCTCTACCTTCTCGATGAGCCCACCACAGGCCTCCACAGCGACGATATCGCAAAACTCCTCCCCATCTTCCAGACCCTGGTCGATAAGGGAAATACGCTCATCGTGATCGAGCACAACCTCGATATCATCGCAAATGCCGACTATCTCATCGAAATTGGCCCCGAAGCTGGCGAAAAAGGGGGCAAGATCGTCGCCACCTGCACTCCCGAAGAGCTGGCCACTAAAAAGAATTCTTTGACAGGCAGATACCTCGCTCAAAATATGTCTATCTGA
- the trpS gene encoding tryptophan--tRNA ligase, whose translation MDKKTIILTGDRPTGCLHLGHYVGSLKNRVQLQESCTQYVMIADQQALTDHAEQPEKVRENVLQVALDYLAVGIDPKKTTICIQSLLPELPELTLYYLNLVTWNRLKHNPTVKQEIKQKGFGEAVPAGFMIYPVSQAADITAFKATLVPVGEDQLPMIEQTNEVVRHFNRIYKCEVLVESKPLLSTTGRLPGTDGKAKMSKSLGNCIYLSDSADLIVKKVKGMYTDPGHIRVEDPGKVEGNTVFTYLDAFDPDKEALEALKAHYTRGGLGDMVVKKRLIEVLEAFLGPIRKRREELAKDPDAVMQILFNGTKRAREVTSRTLLEVRKAMHLDY comes from the coding sequence ATGGACAAGAAGACTATCATTTTAACTGGCGATAGGCCAACCGGATGTTTGCATCTCGGTCACTATGTTGGTTCACTTAAAAACCGTGTGCAGCTCCAAGAGAGCTGTACTCAGTATGTGATGATTGCAGATCAGCAGGCGCTAACAGACCACGCCGAACAGCCGGAGAAGGTGCGTGAAAACGTCCTGCAGGTCGCTCTCGACTATCTAGCGGTGGGCATCGATCCCAAAAAGACCACCATCTGCATCCAGTCGCTTCTTCCCGAGCTTCCTGAACTTACCCTCTACTACCTCAATCTCGTTACTTGGAACCGGCTTAAGCACAACCCTACCGTTAAGCAGGAGATCAAACAGAAGGGATTCGGCGAAGCAGTCCCCGCGGGCTTTATGATCTATCCAGTTAGCCAGGCAGCCGATATCACCGCCTTTAAAGCCACGCTCGTTCCCGTTGGCGAGGATCAGCTTCCCATGATCGAGCAGACCAACGAGGTGGTTAGACACTTTAATCGCATCTACAAGTGCGAGGTCCTTGTTGAATCTAAGCCTCTGCTTTCCACTACTGGAAGGCTTCCAGGTACCGACGGAAAGGCCAAGATGAGCAAGTCCCTTGGCAACTGCATTTACCTTTCAGATTCCGCCGACCTTATCGTTAAAAAGGTGAAGGGGATGTACACCGATCCTGGCCACATTAGAGTGGAAGATCCGGGCAAGGTTGAAGGGAATACCGTCTTTACCTATCTCGACGCCTTTGACCCCGATAAAGAGGCCCTAGAGGCCTTAAAAGCCCATTATACGAGGGGCGGGCTGGGGGACATGGTGGTTAAGAAGCGCCTCATCGAGGTGCTGGAGGCCTTTCTAGGCCCTATACGCAAAAGACGCGAAGAGCTCGCAAAAGACCCTGACGCGGTGATGCAGATCCTCTTTAACGGCACGAAACGCGCCCGCGAGGTCACCTCTCGCACCCTCCTCGAAGTCCGTAAGGCGATGCACCTAGACTACTAA